A DNA window from Linepithema humile isolate Giens D197 chromosome 6, Lhum_UNIL_v1.0, whole genome shotgun sequence contains the following coding sequences:
- the LOC105673159 gene encoding protein obstructor-E has product MITTGIVTLLSVIALTHAAYNCPNKDGQYEDNKQCDKFYECIDGFAREKLCPDGLVFDPLNRKINKCDHVFNVDCGDRLELQPPQPTKKCPRRNGFFAHPDPTVCNVFYNCIDGEAIEIICTTGLHFDEYSGTCVWPDSAGREGCGVLGKKLQDGFECPSEGQVDSRGMLVDHPKFAHPEDCQKFYVCLNGVTPREQGCSEGTVYNEEQQRCDAPENVPGCEDWYKDDDKKP; this is encoded by the exons ATGATTACGACCGGAATTGTCACGTTGCTAAGCGTGATCGCGTTAACGC ATGCCGCGTACAATTGCCCTAACAAGGACGGCCAATACGAAGACAACAAGCAGTGCGACAAATTCTACGAATGTATCGACGGCTTCGCCAGGGAGAAACTGTGCCCGGACGGTCTCGTGTTCGATCCTCTGAATCGCAAGATTAACAAGTGCGATCACGTCTTCAACGTCGACTGCGGCGACCGTCTCGAATTAC AACCTCCGCAGCCGACGAAGAAGTGTCCGCGACGAAACGGCTTCTTCGCGCATCCTGACCCAACGGTATGCAACGTCTTCTACAACTGCATCGACGGAGAGGCGATCGAAATCATCTGCACCACCGGATTGCACTTCGATGAATACAGCGGAACGTGCGTGTGGCCTGACAGCGCGGGTCGCGAG GGCTGCGGAGTATTGGGCAAGAAACTGCAAGACGGCTTCGAGTGCCCGAGTGAGGGCCAAGTGGACAGCAGAGGCATGCTAGTCGATCATCCCAAATTCGCGCATCCCGAAGATTGTCAGAAGTTCTACGTGTGCCTGAATGGAGTGACGCCACGCGAGCAGGGCTGCAGCGAAGGCACCGTTTATAACGAGGAGCAGCAAAGGTGTGACGCACCCGAAAACGTTCCTGGATG CGAGGACTGGTACAAGGACGACGACAAGAAACCGTAA
- the LOC105673156 gene encoding aquaporin AQPAe.a isoform X1 produces MANLRNALGTDELTDKKAGLPRALLAEFLGTLLLNFFGCGAVMTGNIVAISLAFGLVVAGVIQGIGHISGGHINPAVTFGLVIIGKVPIIRGILYVVAQCAGAVAGSAILRAFSAEKYLSNLGVVKLADEITPVQGLGVEFFLALILVLVVCGACDAAKPDSKGIAPLIIGLTVTVGHITGVPRTGAGMNPARSLGSAVVMGAFDDHWLYWIGPILGGIAGALIYVHVVGPAKEPEVPARTYASVATEEKELQSLTSRKNDNPA; encoded by the exons ATGGCTAATCTAAGAAACGCCTTGGGTACTGACGAGCTAACTGACAAGAAGGCCGGTCTTCCTCGTGCCCTTCTGGCGGAATTCCTTGGTACTCTGCTGCTGAACTTTTTCGGCTGCGGTGCTGTGATGACCGGAAACATTGTTGCTATTAGTCTTGCTTTTGGTTTGGTGGTAGCGGGCGTGATTCAGGGAATAGGCCATATTTCCGGTGGTCACATCAATCCAGCAGTCACGTTCGGTCTCGTTATAATCGGCAAG GTGCCAATTATCAGGGGTATCCTGTACGTTGTGGCGCAATGTGCGGGCGCCGTCGCAGGTTCAGCGATTCTGAGAGCTTTTTCAGCTGAGAAGTACCTTAGCAATCTGGGCGTGGTGAAACTTGCTGACGAAATTACTCCAGTTCAAGGACTTGGCGTGGAATTTTTTCTTGCGTTAATCTTGGTCTTAGTAGTTTGCGGTGCATGCGATGCCGCTAAACCGGATAGCAAAGGCATCGCGCCCCTCATAATTGGTCTGACGGTTACCGTTGGCCATATCACCGGC GTGCCGCGAACAGGCGCCGGAATGAATCCGGCGCGTTCGCTGGGTAGCGCTGTGGTGATGGGCGCTTTCGATGATCATTGGCTTTATTGGATCGGCCCGATTTTGGGTGGCATCGCCGGTGCACTCATTTACGTGCACGTAGTCGGGCCCGCCAAAGAACCAGAAGTGCCCGCTAGAACCTACGCTTCCGTCGCCACCGAGGAAAAGGAG CTCCAGAGTCTTACCAGCAGGAAAAACGACAATCCCGCTTGA
- the LOC105673149 gene encoding uncharacterized protein isoform X1: MENRPAPLRSRRVCRFCLTESEPLSFIYERDHTKPFQVPLTLQIMSCVAIEVYAADGMPQMICNMCRWNLDRSYKFKMQCKKADEALRDYPLSGVLPRPFPPISNEPPADIGNKRSAESKLQNETNKKLRTDNDNRESRERRETRERERERERQSEKQRDKSSDYYEEDQEEDGGSEGEQEVSVKEERKLEPGEIRVHACDQCDRTFPLRQALMLHIVRAHRDRNFKCSECERQFFSKYDLNKHMSTHSEEKPYSCTICQKQFSRLNLLQRHEKVHRDELRYSCQHCDREFFTSEDLEKHEDAMHKKDKPFECNICNKRFQYKQGLERHEMMHSEEKTYACDYCKEAFHTSTKLARHLSTHAGHRPFMCKLCPRTFLLSHHLTRHMRTHSVEKRHVCEDCGKAFKRKESLEVHQLTHTKRGMGLTCDVCQESCRNRADYVTHIKQHIEAGEKMGPDGLQPENKAKTLELDSEEEEEEEDQYSDNDDDYMPPPYIVKKLPKSPRARESQQQQQQQQQQQQQQQQQQQQGSESEEEEDDDDDEREEREDKREERQEKEERKEQVVYVRGKDGTMLKKTLKTLMPIQRRDVQEQKVTRQTTPTGSSSQTSSKGSSSSQVKEDSPKTTRVDDTEAQVQKIVASVFKEHKIPLKHQSPGQDQSKESATPVTKSQSSQETRKDGDKAETSTPKSVNTVKVIKRIVLRKSAGGGTNNEGTPVSTPISKDGDAASETPGSHKVRRVIVRRIIRQGDTTREVIMNPDGTAIDPAELAKLPTGNVVKRVVVKRPLDKSQNLVQTVLQSAEQRQKAGDVTANEKFELKTSASSSSGVSSTPKSTVAPQKTQVVTQGQDQETKEKLEQLEKRVEQQRLKIEELQARKAQQDYEVIDEMLPDRHDESEDEQQLPLKRVFVKRKQSIYDEEREYNDDAEIKPSPNEEEKDEVEQVTKEKTVDDIVEETLENVQKEIQNAPKTTTSANSTTAINSTPEPKKGPMISSNKVYTNKRYMIVKTEDTSEVEEMSRELCSILETTDNVVKMQETVLSNLTQISGIATSSTPDVDAENAPLKQDTNSMEVDEQINQECVMQMDCDIEAVKDETAMEVEVAQEAEIKLDPVKESVQITEMKDENQEHTGTLTLDTQDLSETASIFETSDDVLEVQKSSSANLDESVIELSQNNDTINLNDTNDSQDSLEDKLSQMEG; this comes from the exons ATGGAGAATAGACCGGCGCCGCTGCGCTCGCGGCGCGTATGCCGATTCTGCTTGACGGAATCGGAACCGTTGAGCTTCATCTACGAGCGCGATCATACTAAGCCGTTCCAGGTGCCGCTCACGCTGCAGATCATGTCGTGCGTCGCCATCGAG gTATACGCGGCGGACGGAATGCCACAAATGATCTGCAACATGTGTCGCTGGAACCTGGATCGTTCGTACAAATTTAAGATGCAATGCAAGAAGGCAGACGAGGCATTGAGGGACTATCCTCTATCCGGAGTGCTACCTAGACCTTTCCCGCCAATTTCGAATGAACCACCAGCGGATATTGGCAACAAAAGATCTGCCGAATCCAAACTGCAAAACGAAACGAACAAGAAGCTACGTACCGATAACGATAATAGAGAAAGTAGAGAGAGACGCGAAAccagagaaagagaacgagaAAGGGAGAGACAAAGTGAGAAGCAACGGGATAAGTCCAGTGATTATTATGAAGAGGACCAAGAAGAAGACGGAGGCAGCGAGGGTGAACAGGAAGTATCCGTTAAGGAAGAAAGGAAGCTGGAACCCGGAGAGATCAGAGTGCACGCTTGCGATCAGTGCGATCGTACATTCCCTCTGCGTCAAGCACTGATGCTGCACATCGTGCGTGCACATCGTGACCGTAACTTCAAATGCAGTGAATGCGAGCGACAGTTCTTCTCTAAATATGATCTCAATAAACATATGAGCACACATTCGGAGGAGAAGCCATATTCGTGCACGATTTGCCAAAAGCAATTTTCGCGTTTAAATCTGCTGCAGCGACACGAAAAGGTGCACCGCGACGAACTACGCTATTCTTGCCAGCACTGCGACCGTGAATTTTTCACTTCAGAGGACCTCGAGAAGCACGAGGATGCGATGCACAAGAAAGATAAACCGTTTGAATGCAACATCTGCAACAAGCGCTTCCAATACAAGCAAGGCTTGGAGCGTCACGAAATGATGCACAGTGAAGAGAAAACGTACGCATGCGATTATTGCAAAGAGGCCTTTCATACTAGCACCAAGTTAGCTCGGCATCTGTCCACGCATGCCGGACATCGGCCGTTCATGTGCAAACTATGCCCGCGCACGTTCCTATTGTCGCATCATTTGACCAGGCATATGCGCACTCATTCCGTGGAGAAACGCCATGTGTGTGAGGATTGCGGCAAGGCGTTCAAACGCAAAGAGAGCCTGGAAGTTCATCAGCTGACGCACACGAAACGCGGAATGGGTTTAACTTGTGACGTTTGCCAAGAGTCTTGTCGTAACCGTGCTGACTACGTCACTCACATCAAACAACACATCGAGGCGGGCGAAAAGATGGGTCCGGACGGTTTGCAGCCTGAAAACAAAGCCAAGACTCTCGAACTAGATTccgaggaggaggaggaagaagaagatcAGTATTCGGATAACGATGATGATTACATGCCCCCGCCGTACATTGTGAAGAAGCTGCCGAAGTCACCGAGGGCTCGAGAAtcgcaacaacaacaacaacaacaacaacaacagcagcagcagcaacaacaacaacaacaacaaggCTCCGAGagcgaagaagaagaagatgacgatgatgacgaaagagaggaaagagaaGATAAGAGAGAAGAAAGGCAAGAGAAGGAAGAACGCAAAGAGCAGGTAGTGTATGTGCGCGGCAAAGATGGCACTATGTTGAAGAAAACTCTAAAGACGCTAATGCCGATTCAGCGTCGTGACGTTCAGGAGCAAAAAGTCACTAGACAAACCACGCCTACCGGTTCCTCTTCTCAGACTAGTTCGAAAGGTTCTTCATCGTCGCAAGTCAAGGAAGATAGTCCCAAAACCACTCGTGTGGACGATACCGAGGCGCAGGTGCAGAAGATTGTCGCCTCGGTGTTCAAGGAGCATAAGATTCCTCTGAAGCATCAGAGTCCCGGCCAGGATCAGTCCAAGGAATCAGCAACGCCGGTAACAAAGTCACAGAGCTCTCAAGAAACTCGCAAAGACGGCGACAAGGCGGAGACCAGCACTCCCAAGTCAGTCAACACTGTCAAGGTAATCAAAAGGATCGTGTTGAGGAAATCGGCTGGAGGAGGAACCAATAACGAAGGAACGCCAGTCAGCACTCCTATTTCCAAAGACGGAGACGCTGCGAGCGAAACTCCAGGCTCGCACAAGGTCAGGCGTGTGATAGTACGCAGAATTATTCGACAAGGCGACACCACTCGAGAGGTCATCATGAATCCGGATGGCACCGCGATAGATCCTGCGGAATTGGCGAAATTGCCGACCGGCAATGTAGTGAAGCGAGTAGTGGTGAAGCGACCGTTGGATAAGAGTCAAAATTTGGTGCAGACGGTGCTGCAGTCAGCGGAACAACGTCAGAAAGCAGGTGACGTCACTGCAAATGAGAAATTCGAGCTGAAGACCTCGGCATCGTCCAGCAGCGGAGTAAGCAGCACGCCGAAGAGCACAGTCGCGCCGCAGAAGACGCAGGTGGTCACCCAGGGTCAGGATCAGGAGACCAAGGAAAAATTGGAGCAGCTAGAGAAACGCGTTGAGCAGCAAAGACTGAAGATCGAGGAATTACAAGCGAGGAAGGCGCAGCAAGATTACGAAGTGATTGATGAGATGCTGCCGGATCGGCACGACGAATCCGAGGACGAGCAGCAATTGCCGCTGAAAAGAGTGTTTGTCAAGCGAAAGCAAAGTATCTACGACGAAGAACGCGAGTACAATGACGATGCGGAAATAAAGCCCAGTCCGAACGAAGAAGAAAAGGACGAAGTCGAACAAGTTACGAAGGAAAAGACCGTAGATGATATCGTTGAGGAAACACTGGAGAACGTTCAGAAGGAAATCCAGAATGCACCGAAAACGACGACTAGCGCCAATAGCACCACTGCTATAAACAGCACACCGGAACCGAAGAAGGGTCCGATGATTTCCAGCAACAAAGTATACACGAACAAACGCTATATGATCGTGAAGACCGAGGACACGTCGGAAGTGGAAGAGATGAGCCGCGAACTGTGCAGCATTCTCGAGACTACCGATAACGTGGTGAAAATGCAAGAGACGGTATTGAGTAATCTAACGCAAATATCCGGCATCGCGACGTCATCGACGCCTGACGTGGACGCGGAGAATGCGCCATTGAAACAGGATACGAACTCAATGGAGGTCGACGAGCAGATAAATCAGGAATGCGTGATGCAGATGGATTGCGACATAGAGGCCGTAAAGGACGAAACAGCAATGGAGGTGGAGGTCGCGCAGGAAGCGGAGATTAAGCTGGACCCCGTGAAAGAATCTGTGCAGATAACAGAAATGAAGGATGAAAATCAGGAGCATACCGGTACGCTGACGCTAGATACTCAGGATCTCTCCGAGACTGCATCGATCTTTGAAACGTCAGACGACGTGCTGGAGGTGCAAAAATCGAGCAGCGCAAACTTGGACGAATCCGTCATCGAATTATCACAAAACAACGACACCATCAACCTGAATGATACCAATGACAGCCAGGACAGCTTGGAGGACAAGCTCTCACAGATGGAGGGTTGA
- the LOC105673153 gene encoding protein obstructor-E produces the protein MKKKVLCLLICLGAANALTRKQEAAEQNRRRTALATKKQEPVEEEYDDDDEILDQCPEPNGYFPDAEQCDKYYDCRDRKITERLCPDGLVFNDFSPQHEKCDLPFGIDCTKRPKLQKPQPSPHCPRMHGYFAHEDPRNCNTFYYCVEGKFNMITCPEGLVFSEKTGICNWPDEAQKKGCGSRELFNFTCPVVDDSVAATHPRYPDTEDCQYFYVCVNGQVPRRSGCKLGQAFDERTGKCDWARKIPECKDWYKGQLTDEELDALEHPTPKPKTTGGPSRRKHRPTV, from the exons ATGAAAAAGAAGGTTCTTTGTCTCCTGATCTGTCTCG GAGCTGCTAATGCTCTGACAAGGAAACAAGAGGCCGCCGAACAAAATCGCCGGAGAACCGCTCTGGCAACGAAAAAGCAGGAACCAGTAGAAGAGGAAtatgacgacgatgacgagaTCTTGGATCAATGTCCAGAGCCTAACGGATATTTTCCGGATGCGGAGCAATGCGACAAATATTACGACTGTCGAGACCGCAAGATAACGGAACGGCTGTGTCCCGACGGTCTTGTCTTTAATGATTTCAGTCCGCAGCACGAGAAGTGCGATCTGCCTTTCGGTATCGATTGTACGAAGAGGCCAAAACTAc aaaaaCCGCAACCATCGCCACATTGTCCCCGCATGCACGGCTACTTTGCTCACGAAGATCCCAGGAATTGCAACACCTTCTACTACTGCGTGGAGGGCAAATTCAACATGATCACCTGTCCAGAGGGCCTGGTCTTCTCCGAAAAGACCGGCATTTGCAATTGGCCGGACGAGGCACAAAAGAAGGGTTGCGGTTCTCGCGAACTTTTCAACTTTACTTGCCCGGTAGTCGATGACTCTGTGGCCGCGACGCACCCACGCTATCCAGACACCGAAGACTGTCAATATTTCTACGTGTGCGTTAACGGTCAGGTGCCAAGACGTAGCGGATGCAAGCTCGGCCAGGCATTCGACGAACGCACCGGAAAATGCGATTGGGCTAGAAAAATACCCGAATG caAAGACTGGTACAAAGGACAGCTGACTGATGAAGAATTGGATGCTCTGGAGCATCCAACACCGAAGCCTAAGACAACTGGTGGACCAAGTAGAAGAAAGCACAGGCCGACCGTATAG
- the LOC105673156 gene encoding aquaporin AQPAe.a isoform X2 — protein MANLRNALGTDELTDKKAGLPRALLAEFLGTLLLNFFGCGAVMTGNIVAISLAFGLVVAGVIQGIGHISGGHINPAVTFGLVIIGKVPIIRGILYVVAQCAGAVAGSAILRAFSAEKYLSNLGVVKLADEITPVQGLGVEFFLALILVLVVCGACDAAKPDSKGIAPLIIGLTVTVGHITGVPRTGAGMNPARSLGSAVVMGAFDDHWLYWIGPILGGIAGALIYVHVVGPAKEPEVPARTYASVATEEKERFEYIDSGRGGL, from the exons ATGGCTAATCTAAGAAACGCCTTGGGTACTGACGAGCTAACTGACAAGAAGGCCGGTCTTCCTCGTGCCCTTCTGGCGGAATTCCTTGGTACTCTGCTGCTGAACTTTTTCGGCTGCGGTGCTGTGATGACCGGAAACATTGTTGCTATTAGTCTTGCTTTTGGTTTGGTGGTAGCGGGCGTGATTCAGGGAATAGGCCATATTTCCGGTGGTCACATCAATCCAGCAGTCACGTTCGGTCTCGTTATAATCGGCAAG GTGCCAATTATCAGGGGTATCCTGTACGTTGTGGCGCAATGTGCGGGCGCCGTCGCAGGTTCAGCGATTCTGAGAGCTTTTTCAGCTGAGAAGTACCTTAGCAATCTGGGCGTGGTGAAACTTGCTGACGAAATTACTCCAGTTCAAGGACTTGGCGTGGAATTTTTTCTTGCGTTAATCTTGGTCTTAGTAGTTTGCGGTGCATGCGATGCCGCTAAACCGGATAGCAAAGGCATCGCGCCCCTCATAATTGGTCTGACGGTTACCGTTGGCCATATCACCGGC GTGCCGCGAACAGGCGCCGGAATGAATCCGGCGCGTTCGCTGGGTAGCGCTGTGGTGATGGGCGCTTTCGATGATCATTGGCTTTATTGGATCGGCCCGATTTTGGGTGGCATCGCCGGTGCACTCATTTACGTGCACGTAGTCGGGCCCGCCAAAGAACCAGAAGTGCCCGCTAGAACCTACGCTTCCGTCGCCACCGAGGAAAAGGAG AGGTTCGAGTACATTGATAGCGGACGTGGCGGGCTCTAA
- the LOC105673149 gene encoding uncharacterized protein isoform X2, with product MLFFSSPVYAADGMPQMICNMCRWNLDRSYKFKMQCKKADEALRDYPLSGVLPRPFPPISNEPPADIGNKRSAESKLQNETNKKLRTDNDNRESRERRETRERERERERQSEKQRDKSSDYYEEDQEEDGGSEGEQEVSVKEERKLEPGEIRVHACDQCDRTFPLRQALMLHIVRAHRDRNFKCSECERQFFSKYDLNKHMSTHSEEKPYSCTICQKQFSRLNLLQRHEKVHRDELRYSCQHCDREFFTSEDLEKHEDAMHKKDKPFECNICNKRFQYKQGLERHEMMHSEEKTYACDYCKEAFHTSTKLARHLSTHAGHRPFMCKLCPRTFLLSHHLTRHMRTHSVEKRHVCEDCGKAFKRKESLEVHQLTHTKRGMGLTCDVCQESCRNRADYVTHIKQHIEAGEKMGPDGLQPENKAKTLELDSEEEEEEEDQYSDNDDDYMPPPYIVKKLPKSPRARESQQQQQQQQQQQQQQQQQQQQGSESEEEEDDDDDEREEREDKREERQEKEERKEQVVYVRGKDGTMLKKTLKTLMPIQRRDVQEQKVTRQTTPTGSSSQTSSKGSSSSQVKEDSPKTTRVDDTEAQVQKIVASVFKEHKIPLKHQSPGQDQSKESATPVTKSQSSQETRKDGDKAETSTPKSVNTVKVIKRIVLRKSAGGGTNNEGTPVSTPISKDGDAASETPGSHKVRRVIVRRIIRQGDTTREVIMNPDGTAIDPAELAKLPTGNVVKRVVVKRPLDKSQNLVQTVLQSAEQRQKAGDVTANEKFELKTSASSSSGVSSTPKSTVAPQKTQVVTQGQDQETKEKLEQLEKRVEQQRLKIEELQARKAQQDYEVIDEMLPDRHDESEDEQQLPLKRVFVKRKQSIYDEEREYNDDAEIKPSPNEEEKDEVEQVTKEKTVDDIVEETLENVQKEIQNAPKTTTSANSTTAINSTPEPKKGPMISSNKVYTNKRYMIVKTEDTSEVEEMSRELCSILETTDNVVKMQETVLSNLTQISGIATSSTPDVDAENAPLKQDTNSMEVDEQINQECVMQMDCDIEAVKDETAMEVEVAQEAEIKLDPVKESVQITEMKDENQEHTGTLTLDTQDLSETASIFETSDDVLEVQKSSSANLDESVIELSQNNDTINLNDTNDSQDSLEDKLSQMEG from the coding sequence gTATACGCGGCGGACGGAATGCCACAAATGATCTGCAACATGTGTCGCTGGAACCTGGATCGTTCGTACAAATTTAAGATGCAATGCAAGAAGGCAGACGAGGCATTGAGGGACTATCCTCTATCCGGAGTGCTACCTAGACCTTTCCCGCCAATTTCGAATGAACCACCAGCGGATATTGGCAACAAAAGATCTGCCGAATCCAAACTGCAAAACGAAACGAACAAGAAGCTACGTACCGATAACGATAATAGAGAAAGTAGAGAGAGACGCGAAAccagagaaagagaacgagaAAGGGAGAGACAAAGTGAGAAGCAACGGGATAAGTCCAGTGATTATTATGAAGAGGACCAAGAAGAAGACGGAGGCAGCGAGGGTGAACAGGAAGTATCCGTTAAGGAAGAAAGGAAGCTGGAACCCGGAGAGATCAGAGTGCACGCTTGCGATCAGTGCGATCGTACATTCCCTCTGCGTCAAGCACTGATGCTGCACATCGTGCGTGCACATCGTGACCGTAACTTCAAATGCAGTGAATGCGAGCGACAGTTCTTCTCTAAATATGATCTCAATAAACATATGAGCACACATTCGGAGGAGAAGCCATATTCGTGCACGATTTGCCAAAAGCAATTTTCGCGTTTAAATCTGCTGCAGCGACACGAAAAGGTGCACCGCGACGAACTACGCTATTCTTGCCAGCACTGCGACCGTGAATTTTTCACTTCAGAGGACCTCGAGAAGCACGAGGATGCGATGCACAAGAAAGATAAACCGTTTGAATGCAACATCTGCAACAAGCGCTTCCAATACAAGCAAGGCTTGGAGCGTCACGAAATGATGCACAGTGAAGAGAAAACGTACGCATGCGATTATTGCAAAGAGGCCTTTCATACTAGCACCAAGTTAGCTCGGCATCTGTCCACGCATGCCGGACATCGGCCGTTCATGTGCAAACTATGCCCGCGCACGTTCCTATTGTCGCATCATTTGACCAGGCATATGCGCACTCATTCCGTGGAGAAACGCCATGTGTGTGAGGATTGCGGCAAGGCGTTCAAACGCAAAGAGAGCCTGGAAGTTCATCAGCTGACGCACACGAAACGCGGAATGGGTTTAACTTGTGACGTTTGCCAAGAGTCTTGTCGTAACCGTGCTGACTACGTCACTCACATCAAACAACACATCGAGGCGGGCGAAAAGATGGGTCCGGACGGTTTGCAGCCTGAAAACAAAGCCAAGACTCTCGAACTAGATTccgaggaggaggaggaagaagaagatcAGTATTCGGATAACGATGATGATTACATGCCCCCGCCGTACATTGTGAAGAAGCTGCCGAAGTCACCGAGGGCTCGAGAAtcgcaacaacaacaacaacaacaacaacaacagcagcagcagcaacaacaacaacaacaacaaggCTCCGAGagcgaagaagaagaagatgacgatgatgacgaaagagaggaaagagaaGATAAGAGAGAAGAAAGGCAAGAGAAGGAAGAACGCAAAGAGCAGGTAGTGTATGTGCGCGGCAAAGATGGCACTATGTTGAAGAAAACTCTAAAGACGCTAATGCCGATTCAGCGTCGTGACGTTCAGGAGCAAAAAGTCACTAGACAAACCACGCCTACCGGTTCCTCTTCTCAGACTAGTTCGAAAGGTTCTTCATCGTCGCAAGTCAAGGAAGATAGTCCCAAAACCACTCGTGTGGACGATACCGAGGCGCAGGTGCAGAAGATTGTCGCCTCGGTGTTCAAGGAGCATAAGATTCCTCTGAAGCATCAGAGTCCCGGCCAGGATCAGTCCAAGGAATCAGCAACGCCGGTAACAAAGTCACAGAGCTCTCAAGAAACTCGCAAAGACGGCGACAAGGCGGAGACCAGCACTCCCAAGTCAGTCAACACTGTCAAGGTAATCAAAAGGATCGTGTTGAGGAAATCGGCTGGAGGAGGAACCAATAACGAAGGAACGCCAGTCAGCACTCCTATTTCCAAAGACGGAGACGCTGCGAGCGAAACTCCAGGCTCGCACAAGGTCAGGCGTGTGATAGTACGCAGAATTATTCGACAAGGCGACACCACTCGAGAGGTCATCATGAATCCGGATGGCACCGCGATAGATCCTGCGGAATTGGCGAAATTGCCGACCGGCAATGTAGTGAAGCGAGTAGTGGTGAAGCGACCGTTGGATAAGAGTCAAAATTTGGTGCAGACGGTGCTGCAGTCAGCGGAACAACGTCAGAAAGCAGGTGACGTCACTGCAAATGAGAAATTCGAGCTGAAGACCTCGGCATCGTCCAGCAGCGGAGTAAGCAGCACGCCGAAGAGCACAGTCGCGCCGCAGAAGACGCAGGTGGTCACCCAGGGTCAGGATCAGGAGACCAAGGAAAAATTGGAGCAGCTAGAGAAACGCGTTGAGCAGCAAAGACTGAAGATCGAGGAATTACAAGCGAGGAAGGCGCAGCAAGATTACGAAGTGATTGATGAGATGCTGCCGGATCGGCACGACGAATCCGAGGACGAGCAGCAATTGCCGCTGAAAAGAGTGTTTGTCAAGCGAAAGCAAAGTATCTACGACGAAGAACGCGAGTACAATGACGATGCGGAAATAAAGCCCAGTCCGAACGAAGAAGAAAAGGACGAAGTCGAACAAGTTACGAAGGAAAAGACCGTAGATGATATCGTTGAGGAAACACTGGAGAACGTTCAGAAGGAAATCCAGAATGCACCGAAAACGACGACTAGCGCCAATAGCACCACTGCTATAAACAGCACACCGGAACCGAAGAAGGGTCCGATGATTTCCAGCAACAAAGTATACACGAACAAACGCTATATGATCGTGAAGACCGAGGACACGTCGGAAGTGGAAGAGATGAGCCGCGAACTGTGCAGCATTCTCGAGACTACCGATAACGTGGTGAAAATGCAAGAGACGGTATTGAGTAATCTAACGCAAATATCCGGCATCGCGACGTCATCGACGCCTGACGTGGACGCGGAGAATGCGCCATTGAAACAGGATACGAACTCAATGGAGGTCGACGAGCAGATAAATCAGGAATGCGTGATGCAGATGGATTGCGACATAGAGGCCGTAAAGGACGAAACAGCAATGGAGGTGGAGGTCGCGCAGGAAGCGGAGATTAAGCTGGACCCCGTGAAAGAATCTGTGCAGATAACAGAAATGAAGGATGAAAATCAGGAGCATACCGGTACGCTGACGCTAGATACTCAGGATCTCTCCGAGACTGCATCGATCTTTGAAACGTCAGACGACGTGCTGGAGGTGCAAAAATCGAGCAGCGCAAACTTGGACGAATCCGTCATCGAATTATCACAAAACAACGACACCATCAACCTGAATGATACCAATGACAGCCAGGACAGCTTGGAGGACAAGCTCTCACAGATGGAGGGTTGA
- the LOC105673160 gene encoding protein obstructor-E-like, translated as MSRPEKRAIFLSLMALVTLSGAQFRCPEPKGFFPDLEQCDLYYACVDDQPEERLCKDGLVFRDDNPKKEFCDIPANVPCGDRTLLQEPHPSKGCPRANGIFSHEDPNACDRFVNCIDGIAQMVPCPPGLIYEPKMSGCVWAVDATRLCENLKRDILDDGFVCPDGDVAGPSGRILPHPTYPHPEDCAKFYICKNGVVPQKGQCDPGTVYNEESFRCTEPELVQGCEDYYKGKN; from the exons ATGTCGAGACCGGAAAAGCGCGCGATTTTTCTTTCGTTAATGGCCTTGGTAACTTTGAGCGGGGCGCAATTTCGATGCCCCGAGCCCAAGGGTTTCTTTCCCGACCTGGAACAATGTGATCTTTACTACGCTTGCGTAGACGACCAGCCTGAGGAAAGGCTCTGCAAGGACGGACTCGTTTTCAGGGATGATAATCCCAAGAAGGAGTTTTGCGATATACCGGCGAACGTGCCTTGCGGCGATCGCACTCTTTTAC AGGAGCCGCATCCTAGCAAAGGCTGCCCGCGAGCAAACGGCATTTTCAGCCACGAGGACCCGAACGCGTGCGACCGCTTCGTCAATTGCATAGACGGGATAGCGCAAATGGTACCCTGCCCACCCGGACTAATCTATGAACCTAAAATGTCGGGCTGCGTCTGGGCGGTGGACGCCACTCGCCTATGCGAAAACTTGAAACGCGACATTCTGGACGACGGCTTCGTCTGTCCGGACGGCGACGTCGCCGGCCCGTCCGGCAGAATCCTGCCGCATCCCACGTACCCGCATCCCGAAGATTGCGCCAAATTCTACATCTGCAAAAACGGTGTGGTGCCACAGAAGGGCCAATGCGATCCCGGTACCGTGTACAATGAGGAAAGTTTCAGGTGTACCGAGCCGGAATTAGTTCAAGGATG TGAGGACTATTATAAGGGCAAGAACTGA